CGCCGATGCGGATGATGCCGCTTTCGTCCAGGTCGCGCAGCGCTTCTTCGCCGACATTCGGAATATCGCGGGTAATTTCTTCCTTGCCCAGCTTCGTATCACGGGCCTCGACTTCGAACTCCTCGATATGGATCGAGGTGAACGCGTCTTCACGCACGAGCTTTTCGCTCAACAGAATTGCGTCTTCGAAGTTGTAACCGCCCCACGGCATGAACGCCACGAGCACGTTCTTCCCGAGCGCCAGTTCGCCGTGGTCGATGGCAGGACCGTCGGCCAACACTTGGCCCTTGTTCACGGGCTCACCGATCCGCACCACGGGGGTCTGGGTGATACAGGTATTTTGGTTCGAACGCTGGAACTTGATCATTTCATAGACGTCGAGACCCGAATCGTTACGCTTCTTGCCATCCTTCGAATCGGCACGAACCACGATCCTTGTCGCATCTACGCTTTCGACCACGCCGCCGCGCTTGGCCTGGACCACATAGCCCGAGTCCCGTGCCACGACGGATTCCATTCCGGTGCCGACCAAGGGGGATTCCGCCTTGATCAGAGGAACCGCTTGGCGTTGCATGTTGGATCCCATCAAAGCGCGGTTGGCGTCGTCATGCTCGAGGAAGGGAACGAGGGCCGTCGCCACGCTGACGACCTGCTTCGGAGAAACGTCCATATACTCGACCTTGTCCGGCGTCGCCGTGATAAAGTCGCCGCCGAATCTGGCGGATACGGTCTCGGAAACGAGCTTGCCACCTCCATCCACCTTGCTGTTCGCCTGTGCGATGACATACTTGTCGCCTTCGATGGCCGAGAGATACTCGATTTCCTCGACAACGCGCCCCTTGAGTACCTTGCGATAAGGAGCCTCAATGAACCCGAACTCATTGATGCGGGCATAGGTAGCCAGCGAGGTGATCAACCCAATGTTCGGACCTTCCGGCGTTTCGATCGGACAGATGCGGCTGTAGTGAGACGGATGCACGTCACGAACTTCGAACCCCGCGCGCTCACGGGTCAAGCCGCCTGGGCCGAGAGCCGACAGCCGCCGCTTGTGCGTGATTTCCGCCAGCGGATTCGTTTGGTCCATAAACTGCGACAGCTGGCTGCTGCTGAAAAATTCCTTCACGGCCGCCACCACCGGCTTGGCGTTGATGAGGTCGTGCGGCAACACGGTCTCCATATCGAGGAGATTCATGCGCTCCTTGATACTGCGCTCCATCCGCACGAGCCCGAGCCGGAACTGGTTTTCCAATAACTCACCCACCGAGCGTACACGACGATTGCCCAAGTGGTCGATGTCGTCGATTTCCCCGCGCCCGATTTTCAGGTTCACCAGATACCGCACGACTTCGACGATATCCTGGGCCGTGAGGGTACGCTGCTCAAGCGGCAAATCCAGCCCGAGCTTTTTGTTGAGCTTGAGTCGTCCCACCGGTGACAGGTCATACCGCTTGGGGCTCAGGAACAGATTGTCGAACAAGGCCCGCGCCGTTTCGACCGAAGGCGTTTCACCGGGACGGAGGCGCCTATAGATCTCCACCATCGCCTCTTCCTTCGATCCGGTTCGCTCCATGTCGAGCGTATCCAGGATGACAGGGGTTGCGCTGGCAGTATCGAGGTAAATGACCTTGAATTCCTCGATGTCGCTCTCAAGAATCTTGTCGAGAATCTCGGCGGTCAAACGCTGATTCTTCTCAACGAGCTTTTCCTTATTGCCGCTGTCGGCTAATTCGGTCAACACGGCTCGGCCGACCAATTCAGCCGGGGTGACTGGAATTTCCTTGACCCCCGCAGTCTTGAGTTTGGCGATCAGAGCCTTCGTGAGCTTGGCACCTTCCCGTACGAGCGGCTCTTTACCGCCCTTCTCAACCACCTCGGAGGAGCACTTCAAACCGTGGTGGATTTCCGGATCCAGCTTCCGGTAGAGCTTCCCCTTGGAGACCCGGATTTCTTCCACCGGGTAATACATCCGGAGCAAATCGTCCGTCGAATACCCGAAAGCCTTCAGCAGAATCGTCGCCGGCATCTTTCTGCGGCGATCGATACGCACATACAGAATGTCGCGCGCATCGAACTCAAAATCGAGCCACGAGCCGCGATAGGGAATAATGCGCGCCGAGTAGAGCACCTTCCCGCTGGCATGCGTCCGCCCCTTGTCGTGGGTGAACGACGCCCCCGGAGACCGATGCAACTGGCTAACCACTACGCGTTCGGTCCCGTTGATGATGAACGTGCCGCGCTCGGTCATCAGCGGGAGTTCTCCCACATAGACTTCCTGCTCGCGGACGTCCAACACCTTCTTTTTCGGACCCTTGTCTTCCTTGTCGAATACGATGAGCCTGACTCGCAACTTCAGCGGAACGGCGAACGTCATTCCCTGCTCCAGACACTCCCGTTCGTCATACTTGGGCGTGCCCAGGGAATAGTTCGAAAATTCCAACGCCGCCGTATTGTTGTAGTCGGCGATCGGAAATACGCTGGCTAACGCCGCCTGCAACCCCTGATCCTTGCGACGCTCAGGCTCGACCTCCATCTGCAGGAATTCCTCGTAGGATCGTTTCTGGATTTCGATGAGATCGGGAATATCGATGCTCGTGCGAATCCGAGAAAA
The sequence above is a segment of the Nitrospiraceae bacterium genome. Coding sequences within it:
- the rpoB gene encoding DNA-directed RNA polymerase subunit beta gives rise to the protein MSESTLAEFVERKDFSRIRTSIDIPDLIEIQKRSYEEFLQMEVEPERRKDQGLQAALASVFPIADYNNTAALEFSNYSLGTPKYDERECLEQGMTFAVPLKLRVRLIVFDKEDKGPKKKVLDVREQEVYVGELPLMTERGTFIINGTERVVVSQLHRSPGASFTHDKGRTHASGKVLYSARIIPYRGSWLDFEFDARDILYVRIDRRRKMPATILLKAFGYSTDDLLRMYYPVEEIRVSKGKLYRKLDPEIHHGLKCSSEVVEKGGKEPLVREGAKLTKALIAKLKTAGVKEIPVTPAELVGRAVLTELADSGNKEKLVEKNQRLTAEILDKILESDIEEFKVIYLDTASATPVILDTLDMERTGSKEEAMVEIYRRLRPGETPSVETARALFDNLFLSPKRYDLSPVGRLKLNKKLGLDLPLEQRTLTAQDIVEVVRYLVNLKIGRGEIDDIDHLGNRRVRSVGELLENQFRLGLVRMERSIKERMNLLDMETVLPHDLINAKPVVAAVKEFFSSSQLSQFMDQTNPLAEITHKRRLSALGPGGLTRERAGFEVRDVHPSHYSRICPIETPEGPNIGLITSLATYARINEFGFIEAPYRKVLKGRVVEEIEYLSAIEGDKYVIAQANSKVDGGGKLVSETVSARFGGDFITATPDKVEYMDVSPKQVVSVATALVPFLEHDDANRALMGSNMQRQAVPLIKAESPLVGTGMESVVARDSGYVVQAKRGGVVESVDATRIVVRADSKDGKKRNDSGLDVYEMIKFQRSNQNTCITQTPVVRIGEPVNKGQVLADGPAIDHGELALGKNVLVAFMPWGGYNFEDAILLSEKLVREDAFTSIHIEEFEVEARDTKLGKEEITRDIPNVGEEALRDLDESGIIRIGAEVKPGDILVGKVTPKGETQLTPEEKLLRAIFGEKAGDVKDTSLTVPPGVEGIVVDVKIFSRKGMDKDERSKSIESEDHMKLQRDHQEELRIIEDEKTKKVRKLLLGKVVGRDLMDPETGDVILKKKGKLTAEILKRLPDDMVRHIILSDPDEQKELEDVERRAKEQIEILQTLYDEKVGRLKRGDELPPGVIKLVKVYIAMKRKIQVGDKMAGRHGNKGVVSRVLPEEDMPYLPDGTPVEIVLNPLGVPSRMNVGQILETHLGWAARALGIKVASPVFDGASEKEIKELLKKAKLSPSGQTVLNDGRTGEPFGSPVTVGYMYVLKLHHLVDDKIHARSIGPYSLVTQQPLGGKAQFGGQRLGEMEVWALQAYGAASTLQEFLTVKSDDVPGRSRMYEAIVKGEPYLEPGLPESFNVLVKELQSLGLDVELVKSKD